A region of Oncorhynchus kisutch isolate 150728-3 linkage group LG29, Okis_V2, whole genome shotgun sequence DNA encodes the following proteins:
- the LOC109874199 gene encoding nucleus accumbens-associated protein 2-like: MSQLLHLEIPNFGSTVLGSLNEQRLLGQYCDVSILVKGQAFKAHRAVLAASSLYFRDLFSSSSKSQFELPSSVTPACFQLILSFCYTGKLTMAASEQLVVMYTAGYLQIQHIVERGMDLMFKANSPHCDSQTAAMEEQQPGSEPQSPSNNTLAGSGTSILGPPGWSPSLVQPTRRIKLEGCDPLPSLSHHKKGSSSSELGGRLSKGSSLFYTGAGGTTIFPGMQPYPVAGGERSSPGASSLPTTDSPTSYQNEDEEFEEEPYDGITEEAYSQIYGRSANPYGIQEKPEMAAMPLSLESRSCVLIRRDLVALPASLVSQIGYRCHPKLYTEGDPGEKLELVGGTSVFMTRGQLMNCHLCAGIKHKVLLRRLLATFFDRNTLANSCGTGIRSSTSDPSRKPLDSRVLNAVKLYCQNFAPNFKESEMNVIAADMCTNARRVRKRWLPKIKSMLPDGMEVYRAGVGVAAGVGLGLALGAAGPGVVLPFETDFKSLTPSSLSLDQRLYSEQKDPRRTHSLLDTVSPGLGEAGGEGVDAEIVGPQAGEEEQEEEEEEEAGLEGALMPGGEAGGRDDMAPGQEGKELGEDLRMNGQ, encoded by the exons ATGTCCCAGCTGCTCCACTTGGAGATCCCCAACTTCGGCAGCACGGTGCTGGGCTCCCTCAATGAGCAGCGCCTGCTCGGTCAGTACTGCGATGTCTCCATCCTGGTTAAAGGCCAGGCCTTCAAGGCCCACCGGGCTGTACTAGCCGCCAGCAGCCTCTACTTCCGAGACCTGTTTAGCAGCTCGTCCAAGAGCCAGTTTGAGCTGCCCTCGTCGGTGACTCCCGCCTGCTTCCAGCTGATATTATCCTTCTGCTACACGGGAAAGCTGACCATGGCAGCCAGTGAGCAGCTGGTGGTGATGTACACCGCCGGGTATCTTCAGATCCAGCATATTGTGGAGCGGGGCATGGACCTGATGTTTAAGGCCAACTCGCCCCACTGTGACTCTCAGACGGCAGCCATGGAGGAGCAGCAACCAGGCTCAGAGCCCCAGAGCCCCAGTAACAACACACTGGCCGGGTCAGGGACGTCCATCCTGGGGCCACCGGGCTGGTCCCCCTCCCTGGTGCAGCCCACGCGGAGGATCAAACTGGAGGGGTGCGATCCGTTGCCCAGCCTGAGTCACCATAAGAAAGGTTCCTCTTCATCTGAGCTGGGAGGGCGGCTCTCCAAGGGAAGCTCATTGTTCTACACGGGGGCGGGGGGAACCACCATCTTCCCGGGGATGCAGCCCTATCCagtggcagggggagagaggtccAGTCCTGGGGCCTCCAGCCTGCCCACCACGGACAGCCCAACCTCCTACCAGAATGAGGATGAGGAGTTTGAGGAAGAGCCGTATGACGGGATCACGGAAGAGGCCTACAGTCAGATCTATGGGCGCTCAGCCAACCCATACGGAA TCCAGGAAAAGCCAGAGATGGCAGCCATGCCCCTGTCCCTGGAGAGCCGCTCCTGTGTGCTGATCCGTAGGGACCTGGTGGCCCTGCCCGCCAGCCTCGTCAGCCAGATCGGCTACCGCTGCCACCCCAAGCTCTACACCGAAGGAGACCCGGGGGAGAAACTGGAGCTGGTGGGAG GTACATCTGTGTTTATGACACGGGGCCAGCTAATGAACTGTCACCTGTGTGCTGGCATCAAACACAAAGTCCTACTGCGTCGCCTGCTCGCCACCTTCTTCGACAG GAACACCCTGGCTAACAGTTGTGGGACTGGCATCCGCTCTTCCACCAGTGACCCCAGTAGGAAACCTCTGGACAGCCGTGTGCTCAACGCTGTCAAAC tctactGTCAGAACTTTGCTCCCAACTTCAAAGAGAGTGAGATGAACGTGATCGCCGCAGACATGTGCACCAACGCGCGGCGCGTTCGCAAACGCTGGCTGCCCAAGATCAAGTCCATGCTGCCTGATGGTATGGAGGTCTACCGGGCCGGTGTAGGGGTGGCTGCTGGTGTGGGCCTGGGCCTGGCCCTGGGAGCCGCCGGACCCGGGGTGGTGCTCCCCTTCGAAACCGATTTTAAATCCCTGACCCCCTCTAGCCTGTCCCTGGACCAGAGGCTGTACTCGGAGCAGAAGGACCCACGCAGGACTCACTCTCTGTTGGACACAGTCAGCCCAGGGTTGGGGGAGGCTGGAGGGGAGGGCGTGGACGCAGAAATTGTCGGTCCCCAGGcaggggaggaggaacaggaggaagaggaggaggaggaggctgggTTGGAGGGGGCCTTGATGCCGGGAGGCGAGGCCGGGGGGCGGGATGACATGGCCCCAGGACAGGAAGGGAAGGAGTTAGGAGAGGACCTGAGAATGAACGGGCAGTGA